The proteins below are encoded in one region of Segatella copri:
- the metH gene encoding methionine synthase: protein MKNLREIVKEKILILDGAMGTEIQKYNLTEEDFRGERFRDLPGMMKGNNDMLNITRPDVISDIYRRYLEAGADIITANTFSCQRISQADYHLENCAREMAFEGARLARIECDKFSTPDKPRFVAGDVGPTNKTCSMSPDVSNPAAREITYDELFTDVCEQVDGLIEGGADVILIETIFDTLNCKAMIDAALTMMKKHGVELPVMISLTVSDLAGRTLSGQTVDAFLASLSPYPIFSVGMNCAFGAPQMKPFIEHMAQVAPYYISAHPNAGLPNEMGEYDETAESMAPQIAEFIDEGIVNIIGGCCGTSPEFIAHYARIAEGKKPHQVVEKPKYMWLSGLDLLQVDDSVHLPVDASRFVNVGERCNVAGSRKFLRLINEKNYEEAIGIARKQVADGAAVVDVNMDDGLLDAKAEMVNFLNMIAAEPDIAKVPVMIDSSKWDVIVAGLKCCQGKCIVNSISLKEGEEVFLSHARDVLRYGAAVVVMCFDEVGQATTFERRIEIAERAYHLLVDKLGMNPLDIIFDPNVLAIATGMEEHDNYAVEFIRATEWIHQNLPGAHVSGGVSNLSFSFRGNTYIREAIHCVFLHHAQQVGMDFGIVNAKARMDYNKIPEEQLHLIEDVVLNRRKGAADELIELAAEIKAQADAAKAAAKAGGVAPKKPAAPEWRKESVEERLKYALRKGITDFLQQDIDEALAKYPHAVNVIEGPLMDGMNLVGELFGKGEMFLPQVVKTARTMKSAVSILQPHIEAEKQGGATTAGKILMATVKGDVHDIGKNIVCVVMSCNNYEIIDLGVMVPAEQIVQKAIDEKVDAIGLSGLITPSLEEMVHVAREMQKAGLRIPIMVGGATTSELHVALKIAPEYDGPVIWVKDASLNAGICARFLNEAECPKFEAELKERYEKLRQDYHEEQAKIASLSEARKNKLELF, encoded by the coding sequence ATGAAGAATTTAAGAGAGATTGTAAAGGAGAAAATTCTGATTCTTGATGGTGCCATGGGTACTGAGATTCAGAAGTATAATCTTACAGAAGAAGACTTCAGAGGTGAGCGGTTCCGCGATTTGCCGGGTATGATGAAAGGCAACAACGACATGCTCAACATTACTCGTCCTGATGTGATATCTGATATTTACCGACGCTACCTGGAGGCTGGCGCCGATATTATTACCGCGAATACTTTTTCGTGCCAGCGCATTTCGCAGGCTGATTATCACCTGGAGAACTGCGCCCGCGAAATGGCATTCGAGGGTGCACGTCTGGCACGTATCGAATGCGATAAGTTTTCTACGCCTGATAAACCACGCTTCGTTGCAGGAGATGTGGGACCAACCAACAAGACATGTTCCATGAGTCCGGACGTCAGCAATCCTGCCGCCCGCGAGATTACCTACGATGAGCTTTTCACCGATGTATGCGAACAGGTGGACGGACTTATTGAAGGCGGTGCTGACGTGATTCTCATCGAAACCATCTTTGATACACTCAACTGCAAGGCGATGATAGATGCAGCGCTCACCATGATGAAGAAACATGGAGTAGAGTTGCCTGTTATGATCAGTCTTACGGTGAGTGATCTGGCGGGCAGAACGCTCAGTGGTCAGACTGTAGATGCTTTCCTTGCTTCGCTTTCTCCTTATCCTATCTTCTCTGTCGGCATGAACTGTGCCTTTGGTGCTCCTCAGATGAAACCTTTCATCGAGCACATGGCGCAGGTTGCACCTTATTATATTAGTGCGCATCCTAATGCCGGTTTGCCTAACGAAATGGGCGAATATGACGAGACAGCCGAATCGATGGCTCCGCAAATAGCCGAATTCATCGATGAAGGCATCGTGAACATCATAGGCGGATGCTGCGGTACAAGTCCTGAATTCATCGCACATTACGCCCGTATAGCTGAGGGTAAGAAGCCGCATCAAGTGGTGGAGAAACCTAAGTATATGTGGCTCTCGGGATTAGACCTTCTGCAGGTCGATGATTCCGTACATTTGCCGGTTGACGCCAGTCGGTTTGTCAATGTGGGCGAACGCTGTAACGTGGCTGGTAGCAGGAAGTTCCTGCGTTTGATTAACGAAAAGAATTATGAAGAAGCCATCGGTATTGCCAGAAAGCAAGTGGCTGATGGAGCAGCTGTCGTTGACGTGAATATGGACGATGGTTTGCTCGATGCGAAAGCCGAGATGGTTAATTTCCTGAATATGATTGCTGCTGAGCCTGATATTGCGAAGGTTCCGGTGATGATCGACTCTTCCAAATGGGACGTCATCGTGGCTGGCTTGAAGTGCTGCCAGGGCAAGTGCATTGTCAATTCCATCAGTTTGAAGGAGGGTGAGGAAGTATTCCTTTCTCATGCCCGCGATGTGTTGCGCTATGGTGCAGCCGTTGTTGTGATGTGTTTTGATGAAGTAGGACAGGCTACCACTTTCGAGCGCCGCATCGAGATAGCAGAACGAGCTTATCATCTTCTGGTAGACAAGTTGGGCATGAATCCGCTCGATATCATCTTCGACCCGAACGTACTAGCCATAGCTACCGGTATGGAGGAGCATGATAATTATGCCGTTGAGTTCATCCGTGCAACGGAGTGGATTCATCAGAATCTGCCTGGTGCACATGTCAGCGGAGGTGTCAGTAACCTCTCGTTCTCATTCCGTGGCAATACTTATATCCGTGAGGCTATCCATTGTGTTTTCCTGCATCATGCCCAGCAGGTAGGTATGGACTTTGGTATTGTAAATGCCAAAGCCAGAATGGATTACAATAAAATTCCTGAAGAACAGCTTCATCTCATAGAGGATGTGGTACTGAATAGGAGAAAAGGTGCAGCTGATGAACTCATCGAGCTTGCGGCAGAGATAAAAGCCCAGGCTGATGCTGCCAAGGCTGCAGCTAAGGCAGGCGGTGTTGCTCCCAAGAAACCGGCTGCTCCTGAATGGCGAAAGGAGAGTGTGGAAGAACGTCTGAAGTATGCGCTGCGCAAGGGAATCACCGATTTCCTGCAGCAGGATATTGATGAAGCACTTGCCAAATATCCTCATGCCGTAAACGTAATTGAGGGTCCTCTGATGGACGGCATGAACCTGGTAGGTGAACTTTTTGGAAAAGGCGAAATGTTCTTGCCGCAGGTTGTCAAGACGGCTCGCACGATGAAATCGGCAGTTTCTATCCTTCAGCCTCATATCGAGGCAGAAAAACAGGGTGGAGCAACAACTGCCGGCAAGATTCTGATGGCAACCGTGAAGGGCGATGTTCATGATATCGGAAAGAACATCGTCTGCGTGGTTATGTCATGTAACAATTACGAAATCATCGACTTAGGTGTGATGGTTCCAGCCGAACAGATTGTACAGAAAGCTATCGATGAAAAGGTAGATGCAATCGGTTTGAGCGGACTTATCACCCCTTCGCTTGAAGAAATGGTTCATGTGGCCCGGGAAATGCAGAAAGCTGGTTTGCGCATTCCTATCATGGTAGGTGGGGCAACGACGAGCGAACTGCATGTGGCTCTGAAGATTGCGCCTGAATATGACGGACCGGTCATCTGGGTGAAGGACGCATCGCTCAATGCCGGAATCTGTGCCCGCTTCCTCAACGAGGCTGAATGTCCTAAGTTTGAGGCGGAACTGAAGGAACGCTACGAGAAACTTCGCCAGGACTATCACGAAGAGCAGGCTAAGATAGCTTCGCTCTCAGAGGCTAGAAAGAACAAACTGGAGCTGTTCTGA
- a CDS encoding GGGtGRT protein — MIRKVSYESQERREKQVLAALNANGIKSLEEANQICEDAGVDPYQMCEDTQRICFENAKWAYVAGAAIAIKKGVKTAADAAEAIGIGLQAFCIPGSVADDRKVGLGHGNLAARLLREETQCFAFLAGHESFAAAEGAIKIAEMANKVRKNPLRVILNGLGKDAAQIISRINGFTYVQTKFDYYTGELKVVNRIAYSDGPRAKVNCYGADDVREGVAINWSEDVDVSITGNSTNPTRFQHPVAGTYKKERIAAGKPYFSVASGGGTGRTLHPDNMAAGPASYGMTDTMGRMHSDAQFAGSSSVPAHVEMMGFLGMGNNPMVGATVAIAVAIDLAINKK; from the coding sequence ATGATTAGAAAAGTAAGTTACGAAAGTCAGGAACGTCGCGAGAAGCAGGTTCTTGCTGCTCTTAATGCTAACGGTATCAAGAGCTTGGAAGAGGCTAATCAAATCTGCGAGGACGCAGGTGTTGACCCTTATCAGATGTGTGAAGATACTCAGCGTATCTGCTTCGAGAACGCTAAGTGGGCGTATGTAGCTGGTGCTGCTATCGCTATCAAGAAAGGTGTTAAGACTGCTGCTGATGCAGCTGAGGCTATCGGTATCGGTTTGCAGGCTTTCTGCATCCCAGGTTCTGTAGCTGACGACCGTAAGGTTGGTCTTGGTCACGGTAACTTGGCTGCTCGTTTGCTCCGTGAGGAGACTCAGTGCTTCGCTTTCTTGGCTGGTCACGAGTCTTTCGCTGCTGCTGAGGGTGCTATCAAGATTGCTGAGATGGCAAACAAGGTTCGCAAGAACCCATTGCGCGTTATCTTGAACGGTCTTGGTAAGGATGCTGCTCAGATCATCAGCCGCATCAACGGTTTCACATACGTACAGACAAAGTTCGACTACTATACAGGTGAGTTGAAGGTTGTTAACCGCATCGCTTACAGCGATGGTCCACGTGCTAAGGTTAACTGCTATGGCGCTGACGACGTTCGCGAGGGTGTTGCTATCAACTGGAGCGAGGATGTAGATGTATCTATCACTGGTAACTCTACAAACCCTACACGTTTCCAGCACCCAGTAGCTGGTACATACAAGAAGGAGCGTATTGCTGCTGGTAAGCCATACTTCTCAGTAGCTTCTGGTGGTGGTACAGGTCGTACTTTGCACCCAGATAACATGGCTGCTGGTCCTGCTTCTTACGGTATGACTGATACTATGGGTCGTATGCACTCAGACGCTCAGTTCGCAGGTTCTTCTTCAGTTCCTGCTCACGTAGAGATGATGGGCTTCCTCGGTATGGGTAACAACCCTATGGTAGGTGCTACTGTTGCTATTGCCGTAGCTATCGACCTCGCTATCAACAAGAAGTAA
- the smpB gene encoding SsrA-binding protein SmpB, whose product MNKQEQELRKKSPIQIRNKKASFEYFFVDTYTAGIVLTGTEIKSIRGGKASLVDCYCDFYQGELWVKGMNISPYFYGSFSNHEARRDRKLLLTKRELRRLEEDSKQPGFTIVPTLIFIDNHGRAKVDIALCKGKKEYDKRQTLKEKEDRREMDRAIKHF is encoded by the coding sequence ATGAACAAGCAAGAACAGGAACTCCGTAAGAAGAGTCCGATACAGATACGCAACAAGAAGGCTTCGTTCGAGTACTTCTTCGTTGATACTTATACCGCAGGCATTGTGCTTACGGGTACAGAGATAAAGTCAATCCGTGGCGGAAAGGCTTCGCTGGTAGATTGTTATTGCGATTTCTATCAGGGCGAACTTTGGGTCAAGGGAATGAACATCTCTCCTTATTTTTATGGTTCTTTCAGCAATCATGAGGCTCGCCGCGACCGCAAGCTTCTTCTCACCAAGCGCGAATTGCGCCGTCTTGAAGAGGACAGCAAGCAGCCTGGTTTCACCATTGTTCCAACCCTCATCTTTATCGATAATCACGGTAGAGCCAAGGTGGATATTGCCCTCTGTAAGGGAAAGAAGGAGTATGACAAGCGCCAGACTCTGAAAGAAAAGGAAGACAGAAGGGAGATGGATAGAGCAATCAAGCACTTTTAG
- a CDS encoding iron-sulfur cluster assembly scaffold protein, translated as MIYSKEVDNMCVVAKGPNHGPAPIPEEGKWIQAKEIKDISGYTHGVGWCAPQQGACKLSLNIKEGVIQEALVETIGCTGMTHSAAMASEILPGKTILEALNTDLVCDAINTAMRELFLQIVYGRSQSAFSEGGLVIGAGLEDLGKGLRSQTGTLYGTVAKGTRYLELTEGYITKQFLDKDSQVCGYEYVHLGKMMEAIKNGMDANEAVKKFTGSYGRTTAEQGVVKAIDPRKE; from the coding sequence ATGATCTATTCTAAAGAAGTAGACAACATGTGCGTTGTCGCTAAGGGTCCTAACCACGGACCAGCTCCAATTCCTGAAGAGGGAAAATGGATTCAGGCAAAAGAGATCAAAGACATCTCTGGTTATACTCACGGTGTGGGTTGGTGTGCTCCTCAGCAGGGTGCTTGCAAGCTCTCTTTGAACATCAAGGAAGGCGTTATTCAGGAGGCTCTTGTTGAGACTATCGGTTGTACTGGTATGACTCACTCAGCTGCTATGGCTTCTGAGATTCTCCCAGGCAAGACTATTCTTGAGGCTTTGAACACTGACCTCGTATGCGATGCTATCAATACAGCTATGCGCGAGCTCTTCCTCCAGATTGTTTACGGTCGTAGCCAGAGCGCTTTCTCTGAGGGCGGTCTCGTTATCGGTGCAGGTCTTGAGGACTTGGGTAAGGGTCTTCGTTCACAGACTGGTACTCTCTATGGTACTGTAGCTAAGGGTACACGTTACCTCGAGTTGACAGAGGGTTACATCACAAAGCAGTTCCTCGATAAGGACAGCCAGGTTTGTGGTTATGAGTATGTTCACCTCGGCAAGATGATGGAAGCTATCAAGAACGGTATGGACGCTAACGAGGCTGTCAAGAAGTTCACAGGTAGCTACGGTCGTACAACTGCTGAGCAGGGTGTTGTTAAAGCTATTGATCCACGTAAAGAATAA
- a CDS encoding DMP19 family protein: protein MIEVKINDAKLQHAAEAGMDEFVKAFVDAIREAIGGELTAETMAQLNSDQITLLAWDILHEEMMDGGMVQLIHNGYGAFLWKNPTDKAFKNWGLTELAKLIKKSHFLYKTNHEEIERDLTDEEFMALYEKFPEFDDFDDEFVENEEEWTSKVAFYIDDHIDNFCEIVKL from the coding sequence ATGATCGAAGTAAAGATAAACGATGCCAAGCTTCAGCATGCTGCCGAGGCGGGCATGGATGAATTTGTAAAGGCTTTCGTGGACGCTATCCGCGAAGCGATTGGTGGTGAACTGACTGCCGAAACCATGGCGCAGCTCAACAGCGACCAGATTACTCTTCTGGCTTGGGATATCCTGCATGAGGAGATGATGGATGGCGGAATGGTTCAGCTCATACATAACGGTTACGGTGCTTTCCTCTGGAAGAACCCTACCGACAAGGCGTTTAAAAACTGGGGATTGACAGAACTCGCCAAACTCATCAAGAAGAGTCATTTCCTGTATAAGACAAACCATGAGGAGATTGAGCGCGATCTGACCGATGAGGAGTTTATGGCGCTCTACGAAAAATTTCCTGAGTTTGATGATTTTGACGATGAGTTCGTTGAGAACGAAGAAGAGTGGACCAGCAAGGTTGCCTTCTACATCGATGATCATATCGACAATTTCTGCGAAATTGTCAAACTATAA